The Pseudodesulfovibrio sp. zrk46 genome contains a region encoding:
- the glnH gene encoding glutamine ABC transporter substrate-binding protein GlnH has protein sequence MKRIMTLCIALAIALSMVGTAFAGKLTVATDTNFPPFEFKDPKTGEHTGFDVELWDAIAKQIGVEYDLQPMAFKGIVPGLQSGQLDAGIAGMSITEKRREVIDFADGYYDSGLLLLVRADENDIKDVKTLDGKIIATKQGTTSVEFLKKNATPAETKLFPNDNAMFMELLTGGVDAVMFDKPVVESFVSKRGKGKVKVVGPLYAGQPYGIGFPKGSALVAKVNAALKTLKENGTYAELYKKWFGVEPR, from the coding sequence ATGAAACGCATCATGACTCTCTGTATCGCTCTGGCGATCGCTCTTTCCATGGTCGGCACCGCCTTCGCAGGCAAGCTCACCGTTGCCACCGACACCAACTTCCCCCCGTTCGAATTTAAAGATCCCAAGACCGGCGAACACACTGGCTTCGACGTGGAACTCTGGGATGCCATCGCCAAGCAAATCGGCGTGGAATACGACCTCCAGCCCATGGCTTTCAAAGGTATCGTCCCCGGCCTGCAGTCTGGTCAGCTGGATGCCGGTATCGCCGGTATGTCCATCACCGAGAAGCGTCGTGAAGTTATCGATTTCGCCGACGGTTACTACGATTCCGGCCTGCTCCTCCTCGTCCGCGCTGATGAGAACGACATCAAGGACGTAAAGACCCTCGACGGCAAGATCATCGCCACCAAGCAGGGCACCACCTCCGTTGAATTTCTCAAGAAGAACGCTACTCCCGCCGAGACCAAGCTCTTCCCCAATGACAACGCCATGTTCATGGAACTGCTGACCGGTGGTGTTGATGCAGTCATGTTCGACAAGCCTGTTGTCGAGTCCTTCGTATCCAAGCGCGGCAAGGGCAAGGTCAAGGTTGTTGGTCCCCTGTACGCAGGTCAGCCTTACGGCATCGGTTTCCCCAAGGGTTCCGCACTGGTCGCCAAGGTCAACGCTGCGCTGAAGACCCTCAAGGAAAACGGCACCTACGCTGAGCTCTACAAGAAGTGGTTCGGCGTCGAGCCCCGTTAA
- a CDS encoding M20 family metallopeptidase, which translates to MINTIKDYLVEHENEMFDLLERLVNINSYSANVDGVNRVVDVLQEVVEEMGFTTRRLSNDVTGDNLVAENAARAANGGGPLLVGHMDTVFPPEMGFDTFRREGDMTYGPGVTDMKGGIVIGIFVAKALQAAGLGDLPFGFFFNADEEIGSPHSRNLIVDEAKKSDFCFVMEGSGMGGEVVTGRKGRIVFDLEVQGEPYHAGHCQFPKPSAIVEIAHKIVALEALNDPEVQTSFNAGLIEGGVGPNTVAAKASARCETRFVNQEIGDKVWAAIEKIATECTLEGTSGSVSIRTHRPPMVTNDTIMELYGVVEEAAKEIGMDVQSVFRGGGSDANTVSQAGVPVLDGMGPSGKLFHTPDEYMLSECMVKQGLLTAISVIKGCDRYQK; encoded by the coding sequence ATGATCAATACCATAAAAGACTATTTAGTTGAACATGAAAACGAGATGTTCGACCTGCTTGAGCGCCTGGTCAACATCAATAGCTATTCCGCGAATGTGGACGGCGTGAACCGCGTCGTGGACGTGCTTCAGGAAGTCGTCGAAGAGATGGGCTTCACCACCCGCCGCCTGTCCAATGACGTCACCGGCGACAATCTGGTGGCTGAAAACGCAGCCCGAGCAGCCAACGGCGGCGGCCCCCTGCTGGTGGGCCACATGGATACCGTATTCCCACCCGAGATGGGCTTCGACACCTTCCGCCGCGAAGGAGACATGACCTACGGCCCGGGTGTGACCGACATGAAGGGCGGCATTGTCATCGGCATCTTCGTCGCCAAGGCTTTGCAGGCAGCCGGACTGGGCGACCTGCCCTTCGGCTTCTTCTTCAATGCCGACGAGGAGATCGGCTCACCTCACTCCCGCAACCTGATCGTGGACGAGGCCAAGAAGAGCGACTTCTGTTTCGTCATGGAAGGTTCCGGCATGGGTGGTGAAGTGGTCACCGGCCGCAAGGGACGCATCGTCTTTGATCTGGAAGTACAGGGCGAGCCCTACCACGCCGGCCACTGCCAGTTCCCCAAACCGAGCGCCATCGTGGAGATCGCCCACAAGATCGTTGCGCTGGAAGCTCTCAACGATCCCGAGGTGCAGACCTCGTTCAACGCCGGACTCATCGAGGGCGGCGTGGGACCGAACACTGTCGCAGCCAAGGCATCTGCACGTTGCGAGACCCGTTTCGTGAATCAGGAGATCGGCGACAAGGTGTGGGCGGCCATCGAAAAGATCGCCACCGAATGCACATTGGAAGGCACTTCCGGTTCGGTTTCCATCCGTACCCATCGCCCGCCCATGGTGACAAATGACACTATTATGGAACTGTACGGCGTGGTCGAAGAGGCAGCCAAAGAGATCGGCATGGATGTTCAGTCCGTGTTCCGCGGTGGCGGCTCTGATGCCAACACCGTCTCTCAAGCTGGCGTTCCGGTGCTCGACGGCATGGGGCCTTCCGGCAAGCTCTTCCACACTCCAGACGAATACATGCTGTCCGAATGCATGGTGAAGCAGGGGCTGCTGACCGCCATCAGCGTCATCAAGGGCTGCGACAGGTACCAAAAATAA
- a CDS encoding ABC transporter substrate-binding protein encodes MRKKLLLSFVILASLVLGASFANAKDLTIGLKGEPTSLDPHFHNVTQNNQMALYIFDKLILQDSKQKMYPGLAESWKPINDTTWEFKLRKGVKFHDGSDFTAEDVKFTIERIPNVPNSPSSMAGAVGAVKEVEIVDDYTIRIHTEKPAPLTPRNFASFVIVSKKAAEGKATEDFNSGVAAIGTGPYKLVEWARGDKIVYERNEDYWGEKPEWTRIVVRPISNDGTRVAALKSGDVDLINFVPPADVKHMGEDKKLALHKSSSTRLIYLHIDTDREFTPMVTGNNGEQIKNPYLDLRVRKAISKAINRPAIAARIMEGLAIPASQMLPDGYEGTSKNLKPEAYDPKGAKALLKEAGYPDGFKITIHGPNDRYVNDADIAQAIAQMLTKVGIKTEVNTMPKAVYFGKASALEFSLMLVGWATDTGEHSNCVGSLLHTFDKEGGFGKSNRGRYSNPKVDSLLEEALVTVDPAKHNELLVESVEIGMNDLGIIPIHFQVSVWGTKKGLTYNGRTDGYTLPHEIKSK; translated from the coding sequence ATGAGAAAGAAACTGCTGCTCAGCTTCGTCATTCTGGCGAGTCTGGTGCTCGGCGCTTCCTTTGCGAACGCCAAGGATTTGACCATCGGCCTGAAGGGCGAGCCCACCTCTCTGGACCCGCATTTCCACAACGTCACACAGAACAACCAGATGGCCCTCTACATCTTTGATAAGCTCATCCTGCAGGATAGCAAGCAGAAGATGTACCCCGGCCTGGCCGAATCCTGGAAACCCATCAACGACACCACCTGGGAATTCAAACTCCGCAAGGGCGTCAAGTTCCACGATGGTTCCGATTTCACCGCTGAAGATGTGAAGTTCACCATTGAACGCATCCCCAACGTACCGAACTCTCCCTCCTCCATGGCTGGTGCTGTCGGCGCAGTCAAGGAAGTTGAGATCGTTGATGACTACACCATTCGCATCCACACCGAGAAGCCTGCTCCGCTGACCCCGCGCAACTTCGCTTCTTTCGTCATCGTCTCCAAGAAGGCTGCCGAAGGCAAGGCCACCGAAGACTTCAACTCCGGTGTTGCTGCCATTGGTACCGGTCCCTACAAGCTGGTTGAATGGGCCCGTGGCGATAAGATCGTCTACGAGCGCAACGAAGACTACTGGGGTGAAAAGCCCGAGTGGACCAGGATCGTTGTCCGTCCCATCTCCAACGACGGTACCCGCGTTGCCGCCCTCAAGTCCGGCGACGTTGACCTGATCAACTTTGTTCCCCCGGCAGACGTCAAGCACATGGGTGAAGACAAGAAGCTCGCTCTTCACAAGTCTTCCTCCACCCGCCTGATCTACCTGCACATCGATACCGACCGTGAGTTCACTCCCATGGTCACCGGCAACAACGGCGAACAGATCAAGAACCCTTACCTCGATCTGCGCGTCCGTAAGGCCATCTCCAAGGCCATCAACCGTCCCGCCATCGCTGCCCGTATCATGGAAGGCCTGGCCATCCCCGCATCCCAGATGCTACCCGACGGTTACGAAGGTACCTCCAAGAACCTGAAGCCCGAAGCATACGATCCCAAGGGCGCCAAGGCTCTCCTCAAGGAAGCCGGCTACCCCGATGGTTTCAAGATCACCATCCACGGTCCCAACGACCGTTACGTCAACGATGCTGACATCGCTCAGGCCATCGCTCAGATGCTGACCAAGGTCGGCATCAAGACCGAAGTCAACACCATGCCCAAGGCAGTCTACTTCGGTAAGGCTTCCGCTCTGGAATTCTCCCTGATGCTCGTTGGCTGGGCCACTGACACCGGTGAGCACTCCAACTGCGTTGGTTCCCTGCTGCACACCTTCGATAAGGAAGGCGGCTTTGGTAAGTCCAACCGTGGTCGTTACTCCAACCCCAAGGTCGACAGCCTGCTTGAAGAAGCTCTGGTCACCGTTGATCCTGCCAAGCACAATGAGCTGCTGGTTGAGTCCGTTGAAATCGGCATGAACGATCTGGGTATCATCCCCATCCACTTCCAGGTCTCCGTTTGGGGTACCAAGAAGGGCCTGACCTACAACGGCCGCACCGACGGTTACACCCTGCCTCACGAAATCAAGTCCAAGTAG
- a CDS encoding ABC transporter permease: MLAFLIRRVSQSAVVLLVMSVLVFVGVFYIGNPIDILIAPDASEAEYLAAIKRLGLDKPLWEQYFIFLKGALQGNFGNSFVYNEPALKIILDRLPATLELAFTAMFMAVFLGIPLGMVAGIQHDNLIGRNIMRFSILGFSLPTFWVGLMLIIIFSVYLDWLPSGGRGPTTEFLGMQVSFLSWEGISYLILPATNLALFKTSLAIRLSRAGVQENLQMDYVKFARAKGLSNTRIIGLHVMKNIMIPVITVLGMELGNLIAFAVVTETIFAWPGMGKLVIDSIGVLDRPIIVAYLLITVTMFIFINLLVDLMYSVLDPRVRLGDER, encoded by the coding sequence ATGCTCGCATTTCTCATCCGCAGAGTATCACAGAGCGCAGTCGTGCTGCTGGTTATGTCGGTACTGGTGTTCGTCGGTGTGTTCTACATCGGCAACCCCATCGACATCCTCATCGCGCCGGATGCCAGCGAGGCGGAATACCTCGCCGCCATCAAAAGGCTCGGTCTGGACAAGCCTCTGTGGGAACAATATTTCATTTTTCTCAAGGGCGCCCTACAGGGCAACTTCGGCAATTCCTTCGTCTACAACGAGCCCGCTCTCAAAATCATTCTCGACCGCCTCCCCGCCACCCTTGAGCTCGCCTTTACCGCCATGTTCATGGCCGTGTTCCTCGGCATTCCGCTGGGCATGGTCGCCGGTATCCAGCATGACAACCTGATCGGTCGCAACATCATGCGCTTCTCCATCCTCGGCTTCTCGCTGCCGACCTTCTGGGTGGGACTCATGCTGATCATCATTTTCTCGGTCTATCTCGACTGGTTGCCATCGGGCGGGCGCGGACCGACCACGGAGTTTCTCGGCATGCAGGTCAGCTTCCTCTCATGGGAGGGCATATCCTACCTGATTCTGCCTGCCACCAACCTCGCGCTCTTCAAGACCTCGCTGGCCATTCGCCTCAGCCGTGCGGGCGTGCAGGAAAACCTCCAGATGGACTACGTGAAGTTTGCCCGCGCCAAAGGGTTGTCCAACACCCGCATCATCGGCCTGCATGTCATGAAAAATATCATGATCCCGGTCATCACCGTGCTTGGTATGGAACTCGGTAACCTGATCGCGTTTGCGGTTGTCACGGAAACCATCTTTGCATGGCCCGGCATGGGCAAGCTGGTCATCGACTCCATCGGCGTCCTCGACCGTCCCATCATCGTGGCCTACCTGCTGATCACCGTGACCATGTTCATCTTCATCAACTTGCTCGTGGACCTCATGTACTCGGTCCTCGATCCCCGGGTTCGCCTGGGCGACGAACGCTAG
- a CDS encoding ABC transporter permease, which yields MAVQNESLLVQALKEYFESKVATIGLISLALIVGVALLAPVIAPQNPYDLMSIDIMDGKLDPGAKSFDESITYYLGTDSQGRDMLSSILYGLRISLGVGVVSTLIALVIGAVIGLWAAYKGGKTDAFIMRTVDLQLSFPAILVALILLAILGKGIDKIILALVIVQWAYYARAIRGNVLVERKKEYVEAAKCLALPQRRVMFGHVLPNCTPELIVISTVKVAGAIALEATLSFLGLGMPITKPSLGLLIANGFKYLQSGYYWISVYPGVALLILIVCINLVGDRLRDVLNPRLKR from the coding sequence ATGGCAGTTCAAAACGAATCCCTGCTCGTGCAGGCGCTCAAGGAATACTTCGAATCCAAGGTTGCGACCATCGGTCTTATCTCGCTGGCCCTCATCGTCGGTGTCGCCCTGTTGGCACCGGTCATCGCGCCGCAGAATCCCTATGACCTGATGAGTATCGACATCATGGACGGCAAGCTGGACCCCGGCGCCAAGTCCTTTGATGAATCCATTACCTATTACCTCGGTACCGACAGTCAGGGCCGCGACATGCTCAGCTCCATCCTGTATGGTCTGCGCATTTCCCTTGGCGTTGGTGTTGTCTCCACCCTCATCGCACTGGTTATCGGTGCCGTCATCGGCCTGTGGGCAGCGTATAAGGGCGGCAAGACAGACGCCTTTATCATGCGAACGGTCGACCTGCAGCTGAGCTTTCCGGCCATTCTGGTGGCGCTCATCCTGCTGGCGATCCTCGGCAAGGGTATCGACAAGATCATCCTCGCGCTGGTCATTGTCCAGTGGGCCTATTACGCCCGCGCCATTCGCGGCAATGTGCTGGTGGAACGAAAAAAAGAATATGTGGAAGCGGCCAAATGTCTGGCGCTGCCCCAGCGGCGCGTCATGTTCGGCCATGTTCTGCCCAACTGTACGCCGGAACTCATCGTTATCTCCACGGTGAAAGTGGCCGGCGCCATCGCTCTGGAAGCGACCCTGTCCTTCCTCGGCCTCGGTATGCCCATTACCAAGCCATCCCTCGGCCTGCTCATCGCCAACGGCTTCAAGTACCTGCAGTCCGGTTACTACTGGATCAGCGTGTACCCCGGTGTGGCCCTGTTAATCCTGATCGTCTGCATCAACCTCGTCGGTGACAGGTTGCGCGACGTACTGAATCCGAGGTTGAAGCGATGA
- a CDS encoding ABC transporter ATP-binding protein, whose amino-acid sequence MSTPLLEIKDLQTNFYTRAGVVKAVNGISLTINKGEVIGVVGESGSGKSVTGFSIMGLVDHPGKIAGGSIKFKGRELVGQSEKEWRAFRGNEVAMIFQDPMMTLNPVLRIDTQMMEAIRAHEKVSKAEALQRSIDALAMVGIPSPEERIKAYPHQFSGGMRQRVAIATGLLNNPDLIIADEPTTALDVTIQAQILSEMQKLSKKTDMAMMWITHDLTVIAGLAQRVAVMYAGTIIEEGPVQQVLDRPLHPYTEGLIGSVPSRNKRGEPLYQIPGTTPSLINLPEGCPFRMRCPRSSDQCLQEPPVSVSDDGRQYRCFHPGKTS is encoded by the coding sequence ATGAGTACACCCCTTCTTGAAATCAAAGACCTCCAGACCAACTTTTACACCCGCGCGGGTGTGGTCAAGGCGGTCAACGGCATATCCCTCACCATCAACAAGGGTGAGGTCATCGGCGTTGTCGGTGAATCCGGCTCCGGTAAATCCGTGACCGGCTTCTCCATCATGGGGCTGGTGGACCACCCCGGCAAGATCGCAGGCGGCTCCATCAAGTTCAAGGGCCGCGAACTGGTCGGCCAGTCCGAGAAAGAGTGGCGCGCCTTCCGTGGCAATGAAGTCGCCATGATCTTTCAGGACCCCATGATGACCCTCAACCCGGTCCTGCGCATCGATACCCAGATGATGGAAGCTATCCGCGCCCATGAAAAGGTCTCCAAGGCCGAAGCGTTGCAGCGCTCCATCGACGCGCTGGCCATGGTCGGTATCCCGTCCCCGGAAGAGCGCATCAAGGCCTACCCGCATCAGTTCTCGGGCGGTATGCGTCAGCGCGTGGCCATCGCCACTGGCTTGCTGAACAACCCGGACCTGATCATTGCGGACGAGCCCACCACGGCGCTCGACGTGACCATTCAGGCTCAGATCCTGTCCGAGATGCAGAAGCTCTCCAAGAAGACGGACATGGCCATGATGTGGATCACCCACGACCTGACCGTCATCGCTGGGCTGGCCCAGCGTGTGGCCGTCATGTACGCCGGTACCATCATCGAGGAAGGCCCGGTTCAGCAAGTGCTCGACCGCCCGCTGCATCCGTACACCGAAGGCCTGATCGGTTCCGTGCCCAGCCGCAATAAGCGGGGCGAACCGCTGTATCAGATCCCCGGAACCACACCGTCCCTGATCAACCTGCCCGAGGGCTGTCCCTTCCGCATGCGCTGCCCCCGTTCTTCGGACCAGTGTCTGCAGGAACCGCCCGTGTCCGTGAGTGATGACGGTCGTCAGTACCGTTGTTTCCACCCCGGCAAAACCAGCTAA
- a CDS encoding ABC transporter ATP-binding protein translates to MSDNKTPFIRCENISRIFEKKLDFASKAARALGAKISEERVQAVDDVNLHVMPGEVVGLVGESGCGKSTLGRMICGILPQSEGKVFYKGKDVATMTDAEKLDYAINVQMIFQDPFASLNPRKRVKQIIGEAPLYHGLTTKAEFDSYLDEVMEMCGLDVTYKNRYPHQFSGGQRQRIGIARAMAVKPECLVCDESVAALDVSIQAQILNLFMELREKHNLTCLFISHDLGVVEHISDRIAVMYLGRIVESAPVDELFDAPFHPYTQALLNEVPRLDKRDVSFNALKGEIPSPLDPPSGCHFHPRCPHAMDICKKEAPERREIAPGRFACCHLDK, encoded by the coding sequence ATGAGTGATAACAAAACACCGTTCATCCGCTGCGAAAACATCAGCCGGATATTTGAAAAGAAGCTGGACTTCGCGTCCAAGGCTGCCCGCGCCCTCGGTGCCAAAATCTCCGAAGAGCGCGTTCAGGCCGTTGACGACGTCAACCTGCACGTCATGCCCGGCGAAGTTGTCGGTCTGGTCGGCGAGTCCGGTTGTGGCAAGTCCACCCTTGGCCGCATGATTTGCGGCATCCTGCCCCAGTCAGAAGGCAAGGTCTTCTACAAGGGCAAGGACGTGGCTACCATGACCGACGCCGAGAAGCTCGATTACGCCATCAACGTTCAGATGATCTTCCAGGACCCCTTTGCCTCGCTGAATCCGCGTAAGCGCGTGAAGCAGATCATTGGCGAAGCGCCGCTCTACCATGGCCTGACCACGAAGGCGGAGTTTGACTCCTACCTCGATGAAGTCATGGAGATGTGTGGTCTGGATGTGACCTACAAGAACCGTTACCCTCACCAATTTTCCGGTGGTCAGCGCCAGCGCATCGGCATTGCCCGCGCCATGGCTGTGAAGCCGGAATGTCTGGTCTGTGACGAGTCTGTCGCTGCCCTCGACGTATCCATTCAGGCTCAGATTCTGAACCTGTTCATGGAACTGCGTGAGAAGCACAATCTGACCTGTCTCTTCATCTCCCATGACCTCGGCGTGGTGGAGCATATCTCCGACCGCATCGCTGTCATGTATCTGGGGCGTATCGTGGAATCCGCGCCTGTCGACGAATTGTTCGACGCGCCGTTCCATCCTTACACTCAGGCGCTGCTCAACGAGGTGCCGAGGCTCGACAAGCGGGATGTGTCTTTCAATGCATTGAAGGGTGAAATCCCGTCTCCCCTTGATCCGCCTTCCGGCTGTCATTTCCATCCGCGTTGTCCACACGCCATGGATATCTGTAAGAAGGAAGCACCGGAACGCCGTGAGATAGCACCCGGCCGATTCGCCTGCTGTCATCTCGACAAGTAG
- a CDS encoding ABC transporter permease, which yields METFGLTIAAILLAGAPLVLATLGETLTEKAGIINLSLDGSILLSAMAAFAVSVMFDNPWIGVMAGMAVGASIAGVLGLIGIYLGQSQLAIGFILTLLSRDLAYFLGHSYSRQPGPDLGLWKIPGIGEVPLVGPIFASQSPVVYMGIAAIFGCWWWMYRTEGGMRLRAVGESPRAAFGRGIRVRLVRLYYCLAGGALVGLAGAAYSLAVKPGWGRPQGCEGAGWIALAIVIFGGWHPVRTALGAFFFAALQVSGIHLQEVFPSIPAPVFQVAPFPMMILTLLAVNMGRVGWVQDMVRRNPILKKLSGTWSIEAPAALGQDFDPKKGL from the coding sequence ATGGAAACCTTTGGTCTCACCATAGCCGCCATCCTGTTGGCCGGTGCTCCGCTTGTTCTCGCCACCCTTGGCGAGACCCTCACCGAGAAAGCGGGCATTATCAACCTGTCTCTGGACGGCTCCATCCTGCTGTCTGCCATGGCAGCCTTTGCCGTGTCCGTCATGTTCGACAATCCGTGGATTGGCGTCATGGCCGGTATGGCCGTGGGCGCATCCATTGCAGGTGTCCTCGGTCTCATCGGAATTTATCTCGGCCAGTCGCAGCTCGCCATCGGCTTCATCCTGACGCTGCTGTCCCGCGATCTCGCATACTTCCTAGGCCACTCTTACTCCCGCCAGCCCGGCCCGGACCTCGGTCTGTGGAAGATCCCCGGCATCGGCGAAGTACCGCTCGTCGGCCCGATCTTCGCTTCCCAATCCCCTGTGGTCTACATGGGCATTGCCGCCATCTTCGGCTGCTGGTGGTGGATGTATCGCACCGAAGGCGGCATGCGCCTCCGTGCTGTGGGTGAATCTCCGCGCGCCGCATTCGGACGTGGCATCCGCGTGCGTCTCGTGCGCCTCTACTACTGCCTCGCAGGCGGCGCGCTCGTCGGTCTTGCCGGTGCAGCTTACTCCCTCGCAGTAAAGCCCGGCTGGGGCCGCCCGCAGGGTTGTGAAGGCGCAGGCTGGATCGCACTGGCCATCGTCATCTTTGGCGGCTGGCACCCGGTTCGCACCGCGCTGGGCGCGTTCTTCTTTGCCGCCCTTCAGGTATCCGGCATTCATCTGCAGGAGGTATTCCCCTCCATTCCCGCGCCTGTCTTCCAGGTAGCCCCCTTCCCCATGATGATCCTCACGCTGCTTGCCGTGAACATGGGCCGCGTGGGCTGGGTGCAGGACATGGTCCGCCGCAACCCCATCCTCAAGAAGCTGTCCGGCACATGGAGCATCGAAGCTCCCGCCGCCCTTGGACAGGACTTCGATCCCAAGAAGGGACTGTAA
- a CDS encoding ABC transporter permease produces the protein MKRDSFLEQLMWLGAAILLALLLTVIVTLPTGASPFETIFVLFKGGLGSVSKIGRVLAGWVPLTLCAVGLLIPFTARLWNIGVEGQVIMGAIFATAALRPFGDGGGAFEIALALGAAMVGGALWALLAGMLRVFGRVHEIFSGLGLNFVALGVTLWLIFGPWKRPGVASMSGTEPIDISLWLPRLGKMSVSWVSLALTVVALLVIYILMYRTEWGLKLRAVGENSKAATLFSLGPRRRLLQAFMICGALAGLAGAIQVLGVYHRLLPAISSNYGYTALLVGMMASFRLPLVPFICLFFAILNVGSIQLPLQLGLDSSLSGVIQGVMVLSVFIVSGLRLWLKQRKEAD, from the coding sequence ATGAAGCGCGATTCCTTTCTAGAACAACTCATGTGGCTCGGCGCGGCAATCCTGCTCGCGCTGCTGCTGACGGTCATCGTCACCCTGCCCACGGGTGCGTCTCCCTTTGAGACCATCTTCGTGCTGTTCAAGGGCGGTCTTGGCTCCGTGTCCAAGATCGGCCGCGTACTGGCCGGCTGGGTGCCCCTGACCCTGTGCGCTGTTGGCCTGCTCATTCCCTTCACCGCCCGTCTGTGGAATATCGGTGTCGAGGGACAGGTCATCATGGGTGCCATCTTTGCCACCGCAGCTCTGCGTCCATTTGGTGATGGCGGCGGTGCATTCGAGATCGCCCTCGCTTTGGGAGCCGCCATGGTTGGCGGTGCACTCTGGGCGCTGCTGGCAGGTATGCTGCGAGTCTTTGGTCGCGTTCATGAAATCTTCTCCGGTCTCGGCCTGAACTTCGTCGCCCTCGGCGTGACCCTCTGGCTCATCTTCGGGCCATGGAAACGTCCCGGTGTGGCTTCCATGTCCGGCACCGAACCCATCGACATTTCCCTGTGGCTGCCTCGTCTCGGCAAGATGTCCGTCAGTTGGGTGTCGCTTGCCCTGACCGTTGTCGCCCTGCTGGTCATCTACATCCTGATGTACCGCACGGAATGGGGTCTCAAACTCCGCGCTGTCGGCGAGAATTCCAAGGCTGCAACACTGTTCTCCCTCGGCCCCCGCCGCCGTCTGCTGCAGGCATTCATGATCTGCGGCGCGCTGGCCGGTCTGGCTGGTGCCATTCAGGTGCTGGGCGTCTATCATCGCCTGCTCCCGGCCATTTCATCCAACTACGGTTACACCGCCCTGCTCGTGGGCATGATGGCGTCCTTCCGGCTTCCGCTAGTACCGTTCATCTGCCTCTTCTTCGCCATTCTCAATGTCGGCTCCATCCAGCTGCCCCTGCAGCTCGGTCTGGACTCGTCGCTGTCCGGCGTCATTCAGGGCGTGATGGTACTTTCCGTCTTCATCGTCTCAGGCCTGCGCCTGTGGCTCAAGCAGCGGAAGGAGGCAGACTAA